Proteins from a single region of Pseudarthrobacter sp. NIBRBAC000502772:
- a CDS encoding beta-glucosidase has translation MNPALSPAVLSQAPDTPDAEARILELAESLSLEQQIQLLTGADVWATHALPDIGLSRVVLSDGPSGVRGEDFDERHDSVSLPSSSALAATWSIETARQYGQVLGQEARRKGVHAVLGPTINLHRSPLGGRHFECMSEDPRLTATMAAGYVSGVQSMGVGATPKHYLANEAETERFTADSVVDERPLRELYLAAFEDAITEARAWLVMSSYNSINGTTASENKLLETPLSTEWGFDGVVVSDWTGVRSVEAANAHQDLEMPGPVGHWGPKLLAAVKDGRVSRVVILEKVTRILRLAARVGSLEGFTPAVTELPTQLNGAAVAREVAVRGAVLVRNQDGLLPLDASKLSGVAVIGHNAQEARTQGGGSATVMPKYTVSPLEGLRAALPGNVEVSYSRGAKVAEGLQPFPRTTLWNPVSGVPGMRVSFLAADGSVISGEDRLASHLIWFGVGIPEGAAAIRMKTEWTPERAGVHHVGVGTVGQIRLALDGSEVFKGEIEDDTDVLGAALFDPPKTVHPIETASGQSVRIEAEYHLPTQQVIPFTAILLGEETVVTDPQAEIDAAVEAARTADVAVVVVGTNAAIESEGFDRKDLDLPGRQNQLVEAVAAVNPRTVVVVNSGSPVLMPWLDKVGAVLLGWFGGQEFGSAIADILLGAVEPGGRLPTTWPAALADVPVLNTTPVDGKVVYSEGIHIGYRAWLKQEAAGGAAPALPFGFGLGYTTFELGTPHAPQSVLAGQDVVVHVPVRNTGTRTGREVVQVYLDRAESAVERPVRWLAGYAGTHLAPAGTDSVEVRVPAKAFGHYDGGWKFEQGTFRLLVGRHAADDFQVLEIELR, from the coding sequence ATGAACCCCGCCCTGTCACCAGCTGTACTGTCCCAGGCTCCAGATACCCCCGACGCCGAAGCGCGGATTCTCGAACTCGCCGAGAGCCTTTCCCTGGAACAGCAGATTCAACTGCTGACCGGCGCGGACGTCTGGGCCACCCATGCCCTTCCCGACATCGGCCTAAGCCGGGTCGTGTTGTCCGACGGACCCTCCGGCGTCCGGGGAGAAGACTTCGATGAGCGCCACGATTCTGTTTCGTTGCCGTCGTCCTCCGCCCTCGCAGCCACCTGGAGCATCGAAACAGCCCGCCAGTACGGCCAGGTCCTAGGACAGGAAGCGCGCCGCAAGGGAGTGCACGCCGTCCTGGGCCCAACCATCAACCTTCACCGCTCACCGCTGGGCGGCCGACACTTCGAATGCATGAGCGAGGATCCCCGGCTCACGGCAACCATGGCCGCCGGGTACGTCTCCGGCGTGCAGTCCATGGGCGTTGGCGCCACGCCGAAGCACTACCTGGCCAACGAAGCTGAAACCGAGCGCTTCACCGCCGACTCCGTGGTGGACGAACGCCCGCTCCGCGAGCTGTACCTGGCCGCCTTCGAGGACGCCATCACCGAGGCGCGGGCGTGGCTGGTGATGAGCTCCTACAACTCCATCAACGGCACCACCGCCAGCGAAAACAAACTGCTCGAAACGCCGCTCTCCACCGAATGGGGATTCGACGGCGTCGTGGTCTCCGACTGGACCGGTGTCCGATCGGTGGAGGCGGCCAACGCCCACCAGGACCTGGAAATGCCCGGCCCGGTGGGCCACTGGGGACCCAAGCTGCTGGCCGCCGTCAAGGACGGACGCGTCAGCCGGGTAGTTATCCTGGAAAAGGTCACCCGCATCCTGCGGCTGGCAGCCCGCGTCGGTTCCCTCGAGGGATTCACCCCCGCCGTGACTGAGCTTCCCACCCAGCTGAACGGCGCCGCCGTCGCCCGTGAAGTTGCCGTCCGCGGCGCGGTGCTGGTCCGTAACCAGGATGGGCTCCTGCCACTGGACGCCTCGAAACTCAGCGGCGTTGCCGTAATCGGCCATAACGCCCAGGAGGCGCGCACGCAGGGAGGCGGCAGCGCCACGGTGATGCCCAAATACACCGTCTCACCGCTCGAAGGACTGCGGGCGGCTCTCCCCGGCAACGTCGAGGTCAGCTACTCCCGCGGCGCCAAGGTCGCCGAGGGACTGCAGCCCTTCCCCCGCACGACGTTGTGGAATCCTGTGTCCGGGGTCCCCGGGATGCGTGTCTCCTTCCTTGCCGCTGACGGTTCTGTCATCTCAGGTGAAGACAGGCTTGCCTCGCACTTGATCTGGTTCGGGGTGGGCATCCCTGAGGGCGCCGCGGCCATCCGGATGAAGACCGAGTGGACTCCAGAGAGAGCGGGAGTCCACCACGTCGGCGTCGGCACCGTTGGCCAGATCCGACTTGCACTGGACGGATCGGAAGTATTTAAGGGCGAAATAGAGGACGACACGGACGTCCTCGGGGCCGCGCTTTTCGACCCGCCCAAGACCGTCCACCCCATCGAAACGGCGTCCGGCCAAAGCGTCCGGATCGAGGCGGAATACCACCTGCCCACGCAGCAGGTCATCCCCTTCACCGCAATCCTGCTGGGTGAGGAAACGGTGGTCACGGACCCGCAGGCGGAGATCGACGCCGCCGTTGAAGCCGCACGGACCGCCGATGTGGCGGTGGTCGTGGTTGGCACCAATGCGGCCATCGAGTCCGAAGGTTTCGACCGCAAGGACCTGGACCTTCCCGGCCGGCAGAACCAGCTCGTGGAGGCCGTGGCCGCGGTGAACCCGCGCACGGTGGTGGTGGTGAACTCCGGGTCGCCGGTGCTCATGCCCTGGTTGGATAAGGTTGGCGCGGTGCTGCTGGGATGGTTCGGTGGCCAGGAATTCGGCTCCGCCATCGCCGACATCCTGCTGGGCGCAGTGGAGCCCGGCGGACGCCTTCCTACCACCTGGCCCGCCGCGCTGGCGGATGTGCCCGTCCTCAACACCACGCCCGTTGACGGCAAGGTGGTCTATTCCGAGGGGATCCACATCGGCTACCGGGCGTGGCTCAAGCAGGAAGCCGCCGGAGGCGCCGCCCCGGCCCTGCCGTTCGGCTTCGGGCTGGGCTACACCACGTTCGAGCTGGGAACCCCCCACGCGCCCCAGTCCGTTCTGGCCGGGCAGGACGTTGTGGTGCACGTTCCGGTTCGGAACACCGGCACACGCACGGGTCGCGAAGTGGTCCAGGTCTACCTAGACCGTGCGGAGTCGGCTGTGGAGCGTCCGGTCCGCTGGCTCGCCGGCTACGCCGGAACGCATCTTGCACCCGCCGGAACGGACAGCGTCGAGGTCCGCGTCCCGGCGAAAGCCTTCGGGCATTACGACGGCGGCTGGAAGTTCGAGCAGGGTACATTCCGCCTGCTGGTAGGCCGGCACGCGGCTGACGATTTCCAGGTACTGGAAATCGAACTGCGCTAA
- a CDS encoding DUF5597 domain-containing protein, giving the protein MTNTTTASAVMVPHLDRTSGLAQLVVDGRHFPVLGVELHNSTSSGTAALSHGLEIARKVNATTVLASVTWEALEPTEGNYDFSSVDKLVSQVRKAGLRLVLLWFGAWKNGSSSYAPAWVKLDWQRFPRCVLQDGRLSDTLTPFGPTQLDAPAFQSLVEHVEQIDAEHRTVIMIQIENEIGLLGASRDHSEHADRAFHAAVPESLRQSLLRRPGFEGERRSWADITDDPLGRDEAFMAWGYATHVEALARRARTVSPLPFYVNAWLDSEIDIDVEGFAVAGGQVPGTYPSGGPLPRVADVWTSIATSVDLFTPDVYFGDPDKILPAFAEMSRGLFIPEQRRDQSGVGTVFLAIGQYGALGVSPFGVDSADWEDLAALEDAYALLSAVHPVTSHPDGTRRELMGFHLTDAVPTVTRSLESIDLVITRAAGIGVDPAGSDSYGMIVNLGDETLLTAGRGFRIDFKDADQAWQVGLEAVDELEPDGTVARMLNGDETAGGSAIIHPPLQPAESPFPIPMSHAHTGMSRCRLYRLPRTVAPGAV; this is encoded by the coding sequence ATGACGAACACAACCACCGCAAGCGCCGTTATGGTCCCACATCTCGACCGCACCAGCGGGCTTGCGCAACTCGTAGTCGACGGCCGACACTTTCCCGTACTCGGAGTCGAACTACACAACTCCACCTCATCCGGAACAGCCGCCCTGAGCCACGGACTTGAGATAGCCCGCAAAGTCAACGCGACAACGGTCCTGGCCAGCGTCACCTGGGAAGCGCTCGAACCCACAGAGGGCAACTACGATTTCTCCTCCGTCGACAAGCTCGTCTCGCAGGTGCGTAAAGCAGGTCTCCGCCTGGTGCTGCTATGGTTCGGGGCCTGGAAGAATGGATCCTCCAGCTACGCACCGGCATGGGTGAAGCTCGATTGGCAGAGGTTCCCACGCTGCGTGCTCCAAGACGGCCGGCTGTCCGACACGCTCACGCCGTTCGGCCCCACACAGCTCGACGCACCTGCCTTTCAGTCGCTTGTGGAGCATGTAGAGCAGATCGACGCCGAGCACCGTACCGTAATCATGATCCAGATCGAGAACGAAATAGGTCTGCTGGGGGCATCCAGAGATCATTCCGAGCATGCCGATCGTGCCTTCCATGCGGCCGTGCCGGAAAGTCTGAGGCAATCCCTTCTCCGACGTCCCGGGTTCGAGGGAGAACGGCGAAGCTGGGCAGATATTACGGACGATCCGCTAGGACGTGACGAGGCGTTCATGGCTTGGGGGTACGCCACCCATGTCGAAGCACTGGCGCGCCGAGCACGAACCGTATCGCCGCTTCCCTTCTACGTAAATGCGTGGCTCGACAGCGAGATTGACATCGACGTCGAAGGGTTCGCAGTAGCGGGAGGCCAGGTCCCCGGCACCTACCCTAGCGGCGGTCCTCTGCCGCGGGTCGCGGATGTTTGGACATCCATCGCGACAAGTGTGGACCTATTCACACCTGACGTGTACTTCGGTGACCCGGACAAGATCCTGCCCGCTTTTGCAGAGATGTCCCGGGGATTGTTCATTCCCGAGCAGCGGCGGGATCAGTCTGGTGTCGGGACCGTTTTCCTCGCCATTGGCCAGTACGGCGCGCTCGGCGTATCTCCCTTCGGTGTCGACTCTGCCGACTGGGAAGATCTTGCCGCCTTGGAGGACGCCTACGCCCTACTGTCTGCAGTGCATCCGGTGACGAGTCATCCCGACGGCACGCGGCGCGAACTCATGGGATTTCATCTCACCGATGCAGTCCCGACCGTAACGCGGTCCCTGGAGAGCATCGATCTGGTGATCACCAGAGCCGCAGGCATCGGCGTAGATCCCGCCGGATCCGACAGCTACGGCATGATCGTGAATCTCGGAGATGAGACGTTGCTGACCGCCGGCCGCGGATTTCGGATCGACTTCAAAGATGCTGACCAAGCCTGGCAGGTCGGTCTCGAGGCTGTAGACGAACTTGAACCCGACGGCACTGTCGCTCGAATGCTGAACGGTGACGAAACTGCCGGTGGGTCCGCCATCATCCACCCGCCGCTTCAGCCCGCCGAAAGTCCGTTCCCAATCCCCATGAGCCACGCGCACACAGGTATGTCCCGGTGTCGTCTTTATCGCCTGCCAAGGACCGTTGCCCCAGGTGCGGTTTGA
- a CDS encoding carbohydrate ABC transporter permease, with amino-acid sequence MTITASVRSVRKGLRTRTLIYILATLGLVVTLAPFAWMILGSIKPTGEILADPNAWLPKNPTLDNFTDLLSRQNFGLYFFNSVVVAVACVIGNLLFCAMAGYALAKIDFAGKRLLFSLVLLMLIVPGIATFVPLFVQVSNLGLANTYLGLILPYIVTPLGVFLMRQFIGDIPDALLEAAKLDGAGEIRTFFRLILPLSGPALATLAILTFLAQWNNFLWPLVIAQTDDMYTLPVALALFSIGANGTNYGLLLAGAVVVVLPIIVVFLFLQRYFIQGIANTGIK; translated from the coding sequence ATGACCATCACCGCTTCGGTGCGCTCAGTCCGTAAAGGCCTCCGCACACGCACCCTCATCTACATACTTGCCACTCTCGGGCTCGTCGTCACCCTCGCTCCCTTCGCATGGATGATTCTCGGATCGATCAAACCGACAGGCGAGATTCTGGCAGACCCCAACGCCTGGCTCCCCAAAAACCCCACCCTCGACAACTTTACGGATCTCCTGTCACGGCAGAACTTCGGGCTGTATTTCTTCAACAGCGTCGTAGTCGCCGTCGCCTGTGTCATTGGCAATCTTCTCTTCTGCGCGATGGCTGGCTACGCCCTCGCAAAGATCGACTTCGCGGGCAAACGGCTGCTGTTCTCGCTCGTGCTACTGATGCTCATCGTCCCCGGTATAGCTACCTTCGTGCCACTGTTCGTGCAGGTCAGCAACCTGGGCTTGGCCAACACCTACCTTGGGCTGATTCTTCCCTATATCGTCACGCCACTCGGTGTCTTCCTCATGCGCCAGTTCATCGGCGACATTCCCGATGCCCTCCTTGAGGCGGCGAAACTGGACGGTGCCGGAGAGATCCGGACCTTCTTCCGGCTGATCCTGCCACTTTCGGGACCCGCCCTCGCCACGCTCGCCATCCTGACATTCCTGGCCCAATGGAACAACTTCCTTTGGCCCTTGGTGATCGCACAGACGGACGACATGTACACCCTCCCGGTGGCTCTCGCGCTCTTTTCGATCGGGGCCAACGGCACAAACTATGGCCTGCTCTTGGCAGGCGCGGTCGTCGTCGTACTGCCGATCATCGTGGTCTTCCTCTTCTTACAGCGCTACTTCATCCAGGGCATCGCAAACACAGGAATCAAATGA
- a CDS encoding carbohydrate ABC transporter permease: MAAWLFCSPFLIFFFAFGLWPVLASLLMSFTDITSRDLRTPFGVGFVGLENYLTLLADDTFIRAVLNTLYFVAVGIPVTMLVSLVAAVALNSGINRLKAVFRVGYFAPVVTSIIAVAVVWRYMYQEDGLFNAALGAIGIAGPDWLNDPAWSMPALIIMAVWRNFGIPMVIFLAGLQAIPTELHEAASVDGASKWRSFRSITLPLLKPTTLVVAVLLSIAYLQFFEEPFVMTGGGPLDSTTSIGYYAYEQFGFGLYGLASAASYVLVLLIALLSFLQFRLFRTRS, encoded by the coding sequence ATGGCCGCCTGGTTGTTTTGCAGTCCATTCCTCATCTTCTTTTTCGCGTTCGGTCTGTGGCCGGTGCTTGCGTCGTTGCTGATGAGCTTCACGGATATCACCAGCCGCGACCTGCGGACCCCGTTCGGTGTGGGCTTTGTCGGACTAGAGAACTACCTGACGTTGTTGGCTGACGACACGTTCATTCGCGCGGTGCTGAACACCCTGTACTTCGTCGCGGTCGGCATACCTGTCACGATGCTCGTTTCCCTTGTCGCGGCCGTTGCCCTCAATTCGGGTATCAACCGCCTGAAGGCTGTGTTCCGCGTGGGCTACTTTGCGCCTGTGGTGACGAGCATCATCGCCGTCGCTGTCGTGTGGCGATACATGTACCAGGAGGACGGACTGTTCAATGCCGCCCTCGGAGCAATCGGAATCGCCGGTCCTGATTGGCTCAACGATCCGGCGTGGTCGATGCCGGCCCTCATCATCATGGCCGTGTGGCGCAACTTCGGAATCCCCATGGTGATCTTTCTTGCCGGACTCCAGGCTATTCCGACCGAGCTCCATGAAGCAGCGAGTGTAGATGGTGCCAGCAAGTGGCGTTCGTTCCGCAGCATCACGCTGCCGCTGTTGAAGCCGACAACGCTTGTCGTTGCGGTCCTGCTGAGCATCGCCTATCTGCAGTTTTTCGAGGAGCCATTCGTCATGACCGGCGGCGGCCCCCTCGACAGCACGACCTCGATCGGCTACTACGCGTACGAGCAGTTCGGCTTTGGACTGTACGGGCTTGCGTCAGCGGCATCATACGTTCTTGTACTCCTCATCGCGCTGCTCAGCTTCCTCCAGTTCCGATTGTTCCGTACCAGGAGTTGA
- a CDS encoding extracellular solute-binding protein — translation MKRKALLATVAGGVLTALVFTGCGRTDTAAKDVQPGAAVDAGPATGTVKIWAMGTEGEKLPELIKGFKEANPGATVEVTAVPWQDYAKKIETAVASGSTPDATMVGSSDLASFVAGNGLEAVPEGLVDKKSFFPGAQGSAEIDGATFAVPWYVETRALFYRKDLADAARVTAPESWDKFDDFAKGLQGQGAKWGFSAATGAAYTWQTILPYMWQAGAQLTDEKRTQLTFDSPQALEGLKRYQSLFTNGIASQNGPVNLGEIEPKFVSGEVGSFISGPWEIGLLKQAGGEEFLSKVGLAPVPAGPAGNTSYIGGSHLAVFKDAKNRDGAWKLVRWLSKAETQEQWFRISGDLPAVQSAWDSEALSSDPYLKVFGKQLENAQNAPAVTTWTQIGALIDAEAEKVAKGASTPEEAQAAIQSSAKKIGTGR, via the coding sequence ATGAAACGCAAAGCACTTCTTGCTACCGTCGCGGGTGGCGTGTTGACAGCCCTTGTCTTTACTGGATGCGGACGAACTGACACTGCGGCCAAGGACGTCCAGCCCGGCGCCGCGGTGGACGCCGGTCCGGCGACGGGTACCGTCAAGATCTGGGCGATGGGAACTGAGGGCGAAAAGCTGCCTGAACTCATCAAGGGCTTCAAGGAAGCGAACCCCGGCGCGACCGTTGAGGTCACTGCAGTGCCCTGGCAGGACTATGCCAAGAAGATCGAAACTGCGGTCGCATCAGGGTCGACGCCCGACGCGACGATGGTTGGTTCCTCCGACCTGGCTTCGTTCGTCGCAGGCAACGGCCTGGAGGCTGTGCCTGAGGGCCTTGTCGATAAGAAATCGTTCTTCCCGGGCGCACAAGGCAGCGCCGAAATTGACGGTGCCACGTTTGCGGTGCCGTGGTATGTCGAAACGCGAGCCCTGTTCTATCGGAAGGACCTTGCCGACGCGGCAAGGGTCACGGCCCCGGAATCGTGGGACAAGTTCGACGATTTCGCCAAGGGCCTCCAGGGCCAGGGTGCCAAGTGGGGCTTCTCGGCTGCAACCGGTGCCGCATACACGTGGCAGACCATACTCCCGTATATGTGGCAAGCGGGGGCTCAGCTCACGGACGAGAAGCGTACGCAGCTAACCTTTGATTCCCCGCAGGCGTTGGAAGGACTTAAGCGATACCAGTCGTTGTTCACGAACGGAATCGCAAGTCAGAACGGGCCAGTCAACCTCGGAGAGATCGAACCGAAATTCGTTTCAGGTGAAGTCGGTTCGTTCATCTCCGGACCGTGGGAGATCGGTCTGCTGAAGCAGGCAGGAGGTGAGGAGTTCCTCAGCAAGGTCGGCCTTGCGCCCGTCCCAGCTGGCCCAGCAGGCAACACGTCGTATATCGGCGGTAGCCACCTCGCGGTATTCAAAGACGCAAAGAACCGCGACGGTGCGTGGAAGCTTGTCCGATGGCTGTCAAAGGCGGAAACGCAAGAGCAGTGGTTCAGGATTTCCGGCGATCTGCCTGCGGTGCAGTCGGCTTGGGATTCCGAGGCTCTCTCCTCGGACCCCTACCTCAAGGTGTTCGGCAAACAGCTCGAGAACGCGCAGAATGCGCCCGCAGTTACGACCTGGACCCAGATTGGTGCGCTCATAGACGCCGAAGCGGAGAAGGTCGCGAAGGGTGCCAGCACTCCCGAGGAGGCACAGGCAGCGATCCAGTCCAGTGCCAAGAAGATCGGGACAGGCAGGTAA